The following coding sequences lie in one Borreliella spielmanii genomic window:
- a CDS encoding AI-2E family transporter yields the protein MFKDLNTNQGLRPWRIESVFHCIVIVLIFIGAFKIAEAVFKPLAISIVLGFLVYPVYTFLARFKVPKFLIVFLIFFLLFSFSYLIFSFVYYSVTVLMKQLPYYQNQLAFIMKDVLSRYKVDSSVINDINFSGYIYPFLTRASNEIIGFTSSLVVVFLLLYFLLSEIHVFGMKLDKAFKKPVSTRFIGALDTINNQIGKYLGIKILVSCLTGILVFIGLTLFGQDFPLVWAVLTFVFNFIPSIGSILAVFFIVITSLIQFYPNLNIVLYIFLYNTSVQMLIGNILEPKMQGKRLDISPFLLLCFLFFWGWLWGIVGLLIAYPFTVIVKVIVDNVSWLKSFSVFLGGSEILSSISHVSGKDEEI from the coding sequence ATGTTTAAAGATTTAAATACAAATCAAGGGTTAAGGCCTTGGAGAATAGAATCTGTTTTTCATTGTATTGTCATAGTTTTAATATTTATTGGGGCTTTTAAAATAGCAGAAGCGGTATTTAAACCTTTGGCTATTTCTATAGTGTTGGGATTTTTGGTTTATCCCGTTTATACTTTTTTGGCAAGATTTAAAGTTCCGAAGTTTTTGATAGTTTTTCTTATATTTTTTTTATTATTTTCTTTTTCTTATTTAATTTTTAGTTTTGTTTATTACAGTGTTACTGTTTTAATGAAGCAATTACCCTACTATCAAAATCAATTAGCATTCATTATGAAAGACGTGCTTAGTCGCTATAAAGTTGATAGTTCTGTTATTAATGATATAAATTTTTCTGGTTATATTTATCCGTTTTTAACAAGAGCTTCTAATGAGATTATTGGATTTACAAGTAGCTTGGTAGTAGTATTTTTGTTGTTGTATTTTTTGCTTTCAGAAATACATGTTTTTGGAATGAAACTTGATAAAGCGTTTAAAAAGCCAGTATCTACTAGATTTATTGGGGCTTTAGATACGATCAATAATCAAATTGGCAAATATTTAGGGATAAAAATTCTTGTAAGCTGCTTAACAGGTATTTTAGTGTTTATTGGATTAACTTTGTTTGGGCAAGATTTTCCTCTTGTTTGGGCAGTTCTTACTTTTGTTTTCAATTTTATTCCTAGTATTGGGTCTATATTAGCTGTGTTTTTTATTGTAATAACATCTTTAATTCAATTTTATCCAAATTTAAACATAGTGCTTTATATTTTTCTATACAATACTTCTGTTCAAATGTTGATTGGAAATATTCTTGAGCCGAAAATGCAGGGAAAAAGACTTGATATTTCACCATTTTTACTCTTATGTTTTTTGTTTTTTTGGGGTTGGCTTTGGGGTATTGTGGGCCTTTTAATAGCTTATCCTTTTACTGTGATTGTAAAGGTAATAGTTGACAATGTAAGTTGGCTAAAGTCTTTTTCGGTATTTTTAGGTGGTTCTGAGATTTTAAGCAGTATTAGCCATGTTTCAGGCAAAGATGAGGAGATTTAA